A genomic region of Deinococcus betulae contains the following coding sequences:
- a CDS encoding DNA repair ATPase, which produces MTDASAPVPTIPTDLAPSAQPTIDQAVAEGGAYEVLRRRLQTQSSGLRALTDALNASRLAEFGDSRLALLGRVRVQTEHNSVGRDIVQVGEWLLFGFNVFLGLKAQTRVADVFGLYRLVEVGGGYDVEPVALAGTFLDDPAFVRDFEELYAYYKNARLLALAVQDDKLLAAFQMGERATDRRVFRWALEAGGGATYLDARGERDLTLPAPFDFAWTRAGRDLEVSGRHPHLNILDTLFVETSGGDLTVKVENNTETGQGIYSEPVEDATQSLDDATFEFAQVGSLILLRVLPYREQVWRGLIYNPLTRQVTRRDAVAQACVSLPEDHGLIFPGGYVLQGGDHRAFDAGMAGMSLSRVVRSPNGEDVLYVFTDQDSGLSALLVYNLIRREVQPPIFAHGWARLPDGRMVLFHAETNEATRIHPMQVWQTPFVSDVFAASRPPGTSFLGRLGNAELVRAISDLYELVKELDYPNVSATRYERLTQDTRRLFDGHHWINDAHTGGLHTLLHEIVGTAEAVLDEFEKVQSLRAATEAALAEVQAEHRALLGRLDPSAWTQIAEYVDALNALTALRGRLLTVRERRYADPAVLDRMAAEVQEAHARTGQATGTFLAGETALVPLGAALDTLVAQADAAETTSALAGALSGLSTLAADLDLLSELLTTLRVEDTAERTRVVEAISGLYARVNQTRVRAEHKRRALGAGERTAQFAAQLSLYGQAVASALSLATTPEKAEEGLARLLVSLEELEGQFGEFEDFLPDILSKREDTQSAFDTHRQALLDERQRRAQSVHDAASRILAGLEGRTARLGTPEDLNAFFAGDPLILKVRDLAGRLRDLKDTVKADDLDARLKAARDQAVRALRDRTELFEAGGSVIRLGRHRFSVNTQPLDLTLLPRGDGLAVHLTGTNYLQPLRSAALDELRAFWPVTLASESPAFSRAEYLAGEVLLAAQAGQEGLSLEQLRAQSPEDRARTVAAFAAPRYREGYEKGIHDHDAARILGALLPLLAAAGPLIHPPHARALAAAYWAAVPERHADWQARFANAHALHRLLASRTALDDAALTLGAEVDAYLTGAGLPHTPAQVAQAADYLRDELAQSEPALGFSRAAADLNAALDDRLRAADLDGTFQASLDRLAADLAGRWALVNHWLGALTAAPGWTSHARTVPEAAALRLFGEALPAVVRDVALTAEVQGLLSEHPRIKAGTLTLAADDFLARLHAHRHEFVPGFQRYRAVRQEVAAQERARLRLSEFQARPLTSFVRNRLIQEVYLPLIGDNLAKQMGTAGEGKRSDLMGLLMLISPPGYGKTTLMEYVAHRLGLVFVRVNGPSLGHEVRSLDPAQAPDAGSRQELERLNLALEMGSNVMLYVDDIQHTHPEFLQKFISLTDGTRRIEGVWRGETKTYDLRGRKFAVVMAGNPYTESGEVFKIPDMLANRADIYNLGDVLGGMEDAFALSYLENSLTSNPVLAPLATRDLADLYLLADRAQGKEVSTNNLSHAYSAAEVQELVGTLRHLITVRDVLARVNAAYIASAAQDDRYRTEPPFKLQGSYRNMNKLAEKVRAVMTDAEVAQTVSDHYQGEAQLLTTGAEENLLKLAELRGTLTPDQAARWDQIRADFLRNKAMGGEDADTGARLVAQLADIAQGVQGLGTLQAPAVSLSDGLSEALRDGLAPLLEELLRELRARPEGVPSAPAPSEEVPLPAALASLLASLAATTQQQDQTNAAIYELVDVIRKRQNVVRGVPGVLPQAGRHDSSE; this is translated from the coding sequence ATGACCGATGCCAGCGCCCCTGTGCCCACCATTCCCACCGACCTGGCCCCTTCGGCTCAGCCCACCATTGACCAGGCCGTTGCCGAGGGCGGCGCTTACGAGGTGCTGCGCCGGCGCCTTCAGACCCAGAGCAGTGGGCTGCGCGCCCTGACAGACGCCCTCAATGCCAGTCGCCTGGCGGAGTTTGGCGACAGTCGCCTGGCCCTGCTGGGGCGCGTGCGGGTGCAGACCGAACACAACAGTGTGGGGCGGGACATTGTGCAGGTGGGAGAGTGGCTGCTGTTCGGCTTCAACGTGTTTTTGGGCCTCAAAGCCCAGACGCGCGTGGCCGACGTGTTCGGTCTGTACCGCCTGGTCGAGGTGGGCGGCGGGTACGACGTGGAGCCGGTGGCCCTGGCTGGCACCTTTTTAGATGACCCGGCCTTCGTGCGTGATTTCGAGGAACTGTACGCCTACTACAAGAACGCGCGCCTGCTGGCCCTGGCCGTGCAGGACGACAAGCTGCTGGCGGCCTTTCAGATGGGGGAGCGCGCGACCGACCGCCGGGTCTTTCGCTGGGCGCTGGAGGCAGGCGGCGGTGCCACTTATCTGGACGCGCGCGGCGAGCGCGACCTGACGCTGCCCGCCCCCTTCGACTTTGCCTGGACCCGCGCCGGACGCGATCTAGAAGTTAGTGGGCGCCACCCGCACCTGAACATTCTGGACACGCTGTTTGTGGAGACCAGTGGCGGCGACCTGACAGTCAAGGTGGAAAACAACACCGAAACCGGCCAGGGCATCTACAGCGAACCTGTCGAGGACGCCACCCAGTCCCTGGACGACGCGACCTTCGAGTTTGCGCAGGTGGGGTCCCTCATTCTGCTGCGGGTGCTGCCTTACCGCGAACAGGTCTGGCGCGGCCTGATCTACAACCCCCTGACTCGCCAGGTCACGCGCCGCGACGCGGTGGCCCAGGCCTGCGTCAGTTTGCCCGAAGATCACGGCCTGATTTTCCCCGGCGGGTACGTCCTACAAGGGGGCGACCACCGCGCCTTTGACGCGGGCATGGCCGGCATGAGCCTGAGCCGCGTGGTCCGTTCGCCCAACGGCGAGGACGTGCTGTATGTCTTCACCGATCAGGACAGTGGCCTGTCGGCGCTGCTGGTGTACAACCTGATTCGCCGGGAGGTGCAGCCCCCCATCTTCGCGCACGGCTGGGCGCGGCTGCCCGACGGGCGCATGGTGCTGTTTCACGCCGAAACGAACGAGGCCACCCGCATTCATCCCATGCAGGTGTGGCAGACCCCCTTTGTCAGTGACGTGTTCGCGGCCAGCCGCCCACCGGGCACCAGCTTTCTGGGCCGGCTGGGCAACGCTGAACTGGTCCGGGCCATCTCGGATCTGTACGAACTGGTCAAGGAGCTGGATTATCCCAATGTCAGCGCCACGCGTTACGAGCGCCTGACTCAGGACACCCGGCGCCTCTTCGATGGGCATCACTGGATTAACGACGCCCACACGGGCGGCCTCCACACGCTGCTGCACGAGATCGTGGGCACGGCCGAGGCGGTGCTGGACGAGTTCGAGAAGGTGCAGAGTCTGCGCGCGGCCACCGAAGCGGCGTTGGCCGAGGTACAGGCCGAGCACCGCGCCCTGCTGGGCCGCCTGGACCCCAGCGCCTGGACCCAGATTGCCGAGTACGTGGACGCTTTGAACGCCCTGACGGCCCTGCGCGGGCGCCTGCTGACTGTGCGCGAACGCCGCTACGCCGATCCGGCGGTCCTGGACAGGATGGCCGCCGAGGTGCAGGAGGCCCACGCCCGCACCGGGCAGGCGACGGGCACGTTCCTGGCCGGCGAGACGGCGCTGGTGCCGCTGGGCGCCGCGCTGGACACGCTGGTGGCCCAGGCAGACGCGGCCGAGACCACCAGCGCGCTGGCGGGTGCCCTGAGCGGCCTGAGTACCCTCGCGGCCGACCTAGACCTCCTCTCCGAGCTGCTGACGACCCTGAGGGTCGAGGACACCGCCGAGCGCACGCGGGTGGTGGAGGCGATATCTGGCCTGTACGCCCGCGTCAACCAGACCCGCGTACGGGCCGAGCACAAGCGCCGGGCCCTGGGTGCTGGTGAGCGGACAGCGCAGTTTGCCGCGCAGCTCAGCCTGTATGGGCAGGCGGTCGCCAGCGCCCTGAGCCTGGCCACCACGCCCGAAAAGGCTGAAGAAGGGCTGGCCCGCCTGCTTGTCAGCCTGGAAGAATTGGAAGGCCAGTTTGGCGAGTTCGAGGACTTCCTGCCCGACATTCTGAGTAAGCGCGAGGACACGCAGTCGGCCTTTGACACCCACCGTCAGGCCCTGCTGGACGAGCGCCAGCGCCGGGCTCAGAGTGTGCATGACGCCGCCAGCCGCATTCTGGCGGGTCTGGAAGGGCGCACCGCCCGCCTGGGCACCCCTGAAGACCTGAACGCCTTTTTTGCGGGCGACCCCCTGATTCTGAAGGTGCGCGACCTGGCCGGCCGCCTGCGCGACCTGAAAGACACCGTCAAAGCCGACGATCTGGACGCCCGCCTGAAAGCAGCCCGTGACCAGGCGGTGCGGGCTCTGCGCGACCGAACCGAGCTGTTCGAGGCGGGTGGGAGCGTTATTCGCCTGGGCCGCCACCGCTTTAGCGTGAATACCCAGCCCCTGGACCTGACCCTGCTGCCGCGGGGAGACGGCCTGGCGGTTCACCTGACGGGCACTAACTACCTGCAGCCGCTGCGCAGTGCGGCGCTGGACGAACTCCGCGCGTTCTGGCCGGTCACGCTGGCCTCGGAATCGCCCGCCTTCAGCCGGGCCGAATATCTGGCGGGCGAGGTGCTGCTGGCGGCGCAGGCAGGCCAGGAAGGGCTGAGTCTGGAGCAGTTGCGCGCCCAGAGCCCCGAGGACCGGGCGCGCACGGTGGCTGCCTTTGCGGCGCCGCGCTACCGCGAGGGCTACGAGAAGGGCATTCACGACCACGACGCGGCCCGGATTCTGGGGGCGCTGTTGCCACTGCTGGCGGCGGCCGGCCCGCTGATTCACCCGCCCCACGCCCGCGCCCTGGCGGCGGCCTACTGGGCGGCGGTCCCGGAGCGCCACGCCGACTGGCAGGCCCGCTTCGCCAATGCCCACGCCCTGCACCGCCTGCTGGCCAGCCGCACGGCGCTGGATGACGCGGCCCTCACACTGGGCGCCGAGGTGGATGCCTACTTGACCGGGGCCGGTCTGCCTCACACCCCGGCGCAGGTGGCCCAGGCGGCCGACTACCTCCGCGACGAACTGGCGCAGTCTGAGCCGGCCCTGGGCTTTTCCCGCGCCGCCGCCGACCTGAACGCTGCCCTCGACGACCGCCTGCGCGCAGCTGACTTGGACGGCACCTTTCAGGCCTCGCTGGACCGACTGGCGGCTGACCTGGCCGGCCGCTGGGCGCTGGTCAATCACTGGCTGGGCGCCCTGACCGCTGCGCCCGGGTGGACAAGCCACGCCCGCACTGTTCCCGAAGCGGCGGCGCTGCGCCTGTTTGGCGAGGCGCTGCCCGCCGTGGTGCGCGACGTGGCCCTGACCGCCGAGGTGCAGGGCCTCCTGAGCGAGCATCCCCGCATCAAGGCCGGCACCCTGACCCTGGCGGCAGACGACTTTCTGGCGCGGCTGCACGCCCACCGTCACGAATTTGTTCCGGGTTTTCAGCGGTATCGGGCGGTGCGGCAGGAGGTCGCCGCCCAGGAGCGGGCGCGCCTGCGCCTCAGCGAATTTCAGGCCCGGCCCCTGACCTCGTTCGTGCGCAACCGCCTGATTCAGGAGGTCTATCTGCCCCTGATCGGGGACAACCTCGCCAAGCAGATGGGCACGGCGGGCGAGGGCAAACGCAGCGACCTGATGGGCCTGCTGATGCTGATTTCGCCGCCTGGCTATGGAAAAACCACCCTGATGGAATACGTGGCCCACCGCCTGGGGCTGGTGTTCGTGCGGGTCAATGGCCCCAGCCTGGGCCATGAGGTGCGTTCATTGGACCCGGCCCAGGCGCCCGATGCAGGCAGTCGGCAGGAACTGGAGCGGCTGAATCTGGCACTGGAAATGGGCAGCAACGTCATGCTGTACGTGGACGACATTCAGCACACCCATCCTGAGTTTTTGCAAAAGTTCATCTCGCTGACCGATGGCACCCGCCGCATAGAGGGCGTGTGGCGGGGCGAGACGAAAACCTATGACCTGCGTGGCCGCAAGTTTGCCGTCGTGATGGCCGGTAATCCCTACACCGAATCCGGTGAGGTCTTCAAGATCCCCGATATGCTGGCCAACCGCGCTGACATCTACAACCTGGGTGACGTGCTGGGCGGCATGGAGGACGCTTTTGCCCTGTCGTACCTGGAAAACAGCCTGACCAGCAACCCGGTGCTGGCGCCCCTCGCCACCCGCGACCTGGCCGACCTGTACCTGCTGGCGGACCGCGCGCAGGGCAAGGAGGTCAGCACCAACAACCTCTCGCACGCCTACAGCGCCGCCGAAGTGCAGGAGCTGGTGGGGACGCTGCGCCACCTCATCACGGTGCGGGACGTGCTGGCGCGGGTGAACGCTGCTTACATCGCCAGCGCCGCGCAGGATGACCGTTACCGTACCGAGCCGCCTTTCAAGTTGCAGGGCAGCTACCGCAACATGAACAAGCTGGCAGAAAAGGTGCGCGCCGTGATGACAGACGCCGAGGTGGCCCAGACGGTCAGCGACCACTACCAGGGCGAAGCGCAGCTGCTGACCACTGGCGCTGAAGAAAATTTGCTGAAGCTGGCCGAGTTGCGCGGCACCCTGACCCCCGATCAGGCCGCGCGCTGGGATCAGATCAGGGCTGACTTTCTGCGGAACAAGGCGATGGGTGGCGAGGACGCCGACACCGGAGCCCGCCTGGTGGCGCAATTGGCCGACATTGCCCAGGGGGTGCAGGGGCTGGGGACCCTGCAGGCGCCCGCCGTCTCACTCTCTGACGGGCTGTCTGAGGCCCTGCGTGATGGCCTGGCCCCTTTGTTAGAGGAGTTGTTGCGGGAGCTTCGGGCCCGGCCCGAGGGTGTGCCGTCTGCTCCGGCGCCCTCTGAAGAAGTGCCCTTACCGGCGGCTCTTGCCTCCTTGCTCGCCAGCCTGGCCGCCACCACCCAGCAGCAGGATCAGACCAACGCTGCGATTTACGAATTGGTGGATGTGATTCGCAAGCGGCAAAACGTGGTGCGGGGGGTGCCGGGCGTGCTGCCCCAGGCCGGCCGTCACGACTCAAGTGAGTAG
- a CDS encoding HNH endonuclease: MGRKERAQASWVEDEQTEPQDTCVLCGREGEMTDHHLIPKSQGRRQGVRLGEIPTVKMCAACQGFLSKTFSNAELANELNTVEAILAREEVQKFVKWVQKQPLSRGVRVH, from the coding sequence ATGGGTCGGAAAGAACGGGCGCAGGCAAGCTGGGTTGAGGACGAGCAGACAGAGCCGCAGGACACCTGCGTGCTGTGTGGCCGCGAGGGCGAGATGACCGACCACCACCTGATTCCCAAGTCTCAGGGGCGGCGGCAAGGTGTAAGACTGGGTGAAATCCCTACGGTCAAGATGTGTGCGGCCTGCCAGGGCTTTCTGAGCAAGACTTTCAGCAATGCGGAGCTGGCGAACGAACTGAATACCGTTGAGGCCATCCTGGCGCGCGAGGAAGTGCAGAAGTTTGTCAAATGGGTGCAGAAGCAGCCGCTCAGCCGAGGCGTGCGGGTCCACTAA
- a CDS encoding Uma2 family endonuclease, which yields MTDSPLKKISEAEYLRTEEASPFKREYVDGFLYALHSEDGLTAQTAQTGATSNHSLICTNLIVALHRPARQRGCQVYASDMRVRGDLSGTRYYYPDIVLTCEDLPGDARYAQAPCLIAEVLSRSTQDTDRREKVWAYQSLSSLQGYLLVDTAARAVRLYRREAEGWREEYAEGGGQVTLPCVDLTLSLDEIYDGARL from the coding sequence GTGACGGATTCGCCCCTGAAAAAAATCAGCGAGGCCGAGTATCTGCGAACGGAGGAGGCCAGTCCGTTCAAGCGGGAGTATGTTGATGGATTTCTCTATGCCCTGCACAGCGAGGACGGGCTGACGGCGCAGACGGCGCAGACAGGAGCCACCAGCAACCACAGCTTGATTTGCACCAACCTCATTGTGGCGCTCCACCGTCCGGCCCGCCAGCGAGGCTGCCAGGTGTATGCCAGTGACATGAGGGTGCGGGGCGACCTGTCAGGGACGCGATATTATTACCCCGATATCGTTCTGACCTGTGAAGACCTGCCAGGCGATGCCCGGTACGCCCAGGCCCCCTGCCTGATTGCAGAAGTGCTCAGCCGAAGCACGCAAGACACTGACCGGCGGGAAAAGGTGTGGGCGTATCAAAGTCTGTCCAGCTTGCAGGGCTACCTGCTGGTGGACACCGCCGCCCGCGCCGTTCGGCTGTACCGGCGAGAGGCTGAGGGCTGGCGCGAGGAATATGCCGAAGGAGGAGGCCAAGTCACGCTCCCTTGCGTGGACCTGACCCTCTCACTGGACGAGATTTATGACGGCGCCAGACTCTGA
- the acnA gene encoding aconitate hydratase AcnA, with product MAMNLFGTRDVLTTQSGRTLYFYNLNKLQEQGHDISKLPVSIKVLLESVLREANDYDVRREDVATVAGWKPVNEEVEIPFKPARVILQDFTGVPAVVDLAAMRSAMVKLGGDPKKINPLIPVDLVIDHSVQVDEFGTDFALANNMALEFERNRERYEFLRWGQQAFDNFGVVPPASGIVHQVNLEYLAKGVQSRPESVDGDDGVVVYPDSLVGTDSHTTMINGLGIVGWGVGGIEAEAVMLGQPIYMLMPEVIGFKITGAMPEGATATDLALRVTEMLRAKGVVGKFVEFYGAGLSNMTLPDRATIANMAPEYGATMGFFPVDDEALRYLRRTGRLETEVELVEQYYKAQGMYRTDETPDPVFTDNIELDLSTIVPSLAGPKRPQDRVNLSDMHTVFAEALTAPVKARGFELGDSKLAAQGTIGGTDIQIGHGAVTLASITSCTNTSNPSVLIAAGLVAKKAVELGLKSKPWVKTSLAPGSRVVTEYLEAAGLQSYLDQIGFNTVGYGCMTCIGNSGPLPEPVVEAITEGDLVVASVLSGNRNFEGRVNPHIKANYLASPPLVVAYALAGTVVNDIVNDQIGTDQNGQAVYLKDIWPTAAEIQTVMDSAINAEMFKKVYDGIEKSNQDWNAIPVSEGALYNWNADSTYIQNPPFFDNLAGGPSDIVSIEGARALVKVGDSVTTDHISPAGSFKADTPAGRFLTERGIAPKDFNSYGSRRGNDRIMTRGTFANIRLKNQLAPGTEGGFTTDYTTGTVSSIYDASVNYKASNIPLVIFAGKDYGMGSSRDWAAKGTFLLGVKAVIAESFERIHRSNLVGMGVLPLQYKNGESAESLGIVGDETFDVLLPGDLKPRQDVSLRITKDGQSRIVTVQCRIDTPVEIDYYKNGGILQTVLRSILERSKNEVQA from the coding sequence ATGGCGATGAATCTCTTTGGAACGCGCGACGTTCTGACCACGCAAAGCGGCCGGACGCTGTACTTTTACAACCTCAACAAGCTTCAGGAACAAGGTCACGACATCAGCAAGCTGCCGGTGTCCATCAAGGTGCTGCTCGAAAGCGTGCTGCGCGAAGCCAACGACTACGACGTGCGCCGCGAGGACGTGGCGACCGTAGCCGGCTGGAAGCCCGTGAACGAGGAAGTCGAGATTCCCTTTAAGCCGGCCCGCGTCATCCTGCAGGACTTTACCGGCGTGCCCGCCGTGGTGGATCTGGCCGCCATGCGCAGCGCCATGGTCAAGCTGGGCGGCGACCCCAAGAAAATTAACCCCCTAATTCCCGTGGACCTCGTCATTGACCACTCGGTGCAGGTGGACGAGTTCGGCACGGACTTTGCGCTGGCCAACAACATGGCCCTGGAATTCGAGCGTAACCGTGAGCGCTACGAGTTCCTGCGCTGGGGCCAGCAGGCCTTCGACAACTTTGGTGTGGTGCCCCCCGCCAGCGGCATCGTTCACCAGGTCAACCTGGAATACCTGGCCAAGGGCGTGCAGAGCCGCCCCGAATCGGTGGACGGCGACGACGGCGTAGTCGTCTACCCCGACAGCTTGGTGGGCACGGACAGCCACACCACCATGATCAACGGCCTCGGCATCGTGGGCTGGGGTGTGGGCGGCATTGAGGCCGAGGCCGTCATGCTGGGTCAGCCGATCTACATGCTGATGCCCGAAGTCATCGGCTTTAAGATCACGGGCGCTATGCCCGAAGGCGCCACCGCCACCGACCTGGCCCTGCGCGTGACCGAAATGCTGCGCGCCAAGGGTGTGGTGGGCAAGTTCGTGGAGTTCTACGGCGCCGGCCTGAGCAACATGACCCTGCCTGACCGCGCGACCATTGCCAACATGGCCCCCGAATACGGCGCCACCATGGGCTTTTTCCCGGTGGACGACGAGGCGCTGCGCTACCTGCGTCGCACCGGCCGCCTGGAAACGGAAGTCGAACTGGTCGAGCAGTACTACAAGGCCCAGGGCATGTACCGCACCGACGAGACGCCCGACCCCGTCTTCACCGACAACATTGAACTGGACCTGAGCACCATCGTGCCCAGCCTGGCCGGCCCCAAGCGTCCACAGGACCGCGTCAACCTGTCCGACATGCACACCGTCTTTGCCGAGGCGCTGACCGCCCCCGTCAAGGCGCGCGGCTTTGAACTGGGCGACAGCAAACTGGCGGCCCAGGGCACGATTGGCGGCACCGACATCCAGATTGGACACGGCGCGGTGACGCTGGCCTCCATCACCTCCTGCACCAACACCAGCAACCCCAGCGTGCTGATAGCCGCCGGTCTGGTCGCCAAGAAGGCCGTCGAACTGGGCCTGAAGAGCAAGCCCTGGGTCAAGACCAGCCTCGCCCCCGGCAGCCGCGTGGTCACGGAATATCTGGAAGCGGCCGGGCTGCAAAGTTACCTGGACCAGATTGGCTTTAACACCGTGGGGTACGGCTGCATGACCTGCATCGGCAACTCGGGGCCCCTGCCCGAGCCCGTCGTGGAGGCCATCACCGAGGGCGATCTGGTGGTCGCCAGCGTGCTGTCGGGCAACCGCAACTTTGAAGGCCGCGTCAACCCGCACATTAAGGCGAACTACCTCGCCAGCCCTCCCCTGGTCGTGGCCTACGCGCTGGCTGGCACAGTCGTGAACGACATCGTGAATGACCAGATTGGCACGGATCAGAATGGCCAGGCCGTCTACCTGAAAGACATCTGGCCCACCGCCGCCGAGATTCAGACCGTCATGGACAGCGCCATCAACGCCGAGATGTTCAAGAAGGTCTACGACGGTATTGAGAAGAGCAACCAGGACTGGAACGCCATTCCCGTGTCGGAAGGCGCGCTGTACAACTGGAACGCCGACAGCACGTATATCCAGAACCCGCCTTTCTTTGACAACCTGGCAGGTGGCCCCAGCGACATCGTGAGTATTGAAGGCGCCCGCGCGCTGGTGAAGGTGGGCGACAGTGTCACCACCGACCACATCAGCCCCGCCGGGTCCTTTAAGGCCGATACCCCCGCTGGCCGCTTCCTGACCGAGCGCGGCATTGCGCCCAAGGATTTCAACTCCTACGGCAGCCGGCGCGGCAACGACCGCATCATGACGCGCGGCACCTTTGCCAACATTCGCCTGAAGAACCAGCTGGCCCCCGGCACCGAAGGCGGCTTTACTACCGACTACACCACCGGCACCGTCAGCAGCATCTATGACGCCAGTGTCAACTACAAGGCGAGCAACATTCCGCTGGTGATCTTCGCAGGCAAGGACTACGGCATGGGCTCCAGCCGCGACTGGGCCGCCAAGGGCACCTTCCTGCTGGGCGTCAAGGCTGTCATCGCCGAGAGCTTTGAGCGCATCCACCGCTCTAACCTGGTGGGCATGGGCGTGCTGCCCCTGCAGTACAAGAATGGCGAGAGCGCCGAGTCCCTGGGCATCGTGGGCGACGAAACCTTCGATGTGCTGCTGCCCGGCGATCTGAAGCCCCGTCAGGACGTAAGCCTGCGCATTACCAAGGACGGCCAAAGCCGCATCGTCACCGTCCAGTGCCGCATTGACACTCCTGTCGAGATTGACTACTACAAGAACGGCGGCATCCTGCAAACGGTGCTGCGCAGCATCCTGGAACGGAGCAAGAACGAAGTCCAGGCGTAA
- a CDS encoding type III polyketide synthase, producing MPGMMAPVFLRALTTGTPPHQVPQTQVQAAARSLFPRMAARPGLLDVFTNAQIQTRSLARPLDWYLQPRSFQERNAAFVQEARALSVRLAGQALTEAGLAPTDIDAVVFVNTSGISAPSLDAHLIEALGLSRHTVRLPVWGLGCAGGAAGLARAADLVRAGHRRVLLVAAELCSLTLLHGDESKSNFVGTALFSDGAAAAVLTAADVPGPAPLAEICGAYSTLIEDSEDIMGWDVVDEGLKVRFSRDIPTLVRGMMRDNVQEALAAHGWTRDEVGTFVVHPGGVKVLTAFEEALDLTPGTLDDSRTVLRDHGNMSGATVLFVLAETLKRRPSGSALLTAMGPGFSAEHVLLRFSET from the coding sequence ATGCCCGGCATGATGGCTCCTGTTTTTCTGCGCGCGCTGACCACAGGCACGCCTCCGCATCAGGTGCCCCAGACCCAGGTACAAGCAGCGGCCCGCAGCCTCTTTCCTCGCATGGCGGCACGCCCCGGGCTGCTGGACGTATTCACCAACGCCCAGATCCAGACCCGCAGCCTGGCCCGGCCCCTGGACTGGTATCTGCAGCCCCGCAGTTTTCAGGAGCGCAACGCCGCGTTTGTACAGGAAGCCCGTGCCCTGAGCGTGCGGCTGGCCGGGCAGGCGCTCACAGAAGCCGGGCTGGCCCCAACCGATATAGACGCCGTGGTGTTTGTCAACACCAGCGGGATCAGTGCGCCCAGCCTGGACGCCCACCTGATCGAAGCGCTGGGCCTGAGCCGGCACACCGTTCGGTTACCGGTCTGGGGCCTGGGGTGCGCGGGCGGCGCGGCGGGGCTGGCGCGGGCGGCCGATCTCGTCAGAGCCGGCCACCGGCGTGTCCTGCTGGTCGCAGCCGAGCTGTGCAGCCTGACCCTCCTTCACGGCGATGAATCCAAGAGCAACTTTGTGGGCACGGCGCTATTCTCGGATGGCGCCGCTGCCGCCGTATTGACGGCTGCCGACGTTCCTGGTCCGGCCCCCCTGGCCGAGATATGCGGCGCCTATTCCACCTTGATCGAAGACAGCGAAGACATCATGGGCTGGGATGTGGTGGACGAGGGACTGAAAGTGCGTTTCAGCCGCGATATTCCCACGCTGGTGCGCGGCATGATGCGGGACAATGTTCAGGAGGCGCTCGCGGCCCACGGCTGGACACGGGATGAGGTCGGCACTTTTGTGGTTCACCCTGGCGGCGTCAAGGTCTTGACAGCCTTTGAGGAGGCTTTGGACCTGACCCCTGGCACTCTGGACGACAGCCGTACCGTCCTGCGCGACCACGGCAATATGAGCGGCGCCACCGTACTGTTCGTGCTGGCTGAAACGCTCAAGCGGCGCCCGTCCGGCTCGGCCCTCCTGACTGCGATGGGACCAGGCTTCAGCGCCGAGCATGTGCTGTTGCGCTTTTCAGAGACGTAA
- a CDS encoding aldo/keto reductase, producing the protein MTKNLTAAHSGTFKIGGDLSVNRLGFGAMRVTGEGIWGDPSDLQGALETLRLLPELGVNFIDTADSYGPAVSEELLRQALHPYDEVVIATKGGLTRTGPNAWHAVGRPEYLKQQAHLSRRRLGVERIDLWQLHRIDPKVPRDEQFGAIRELMDEGVIRHAGLSEVSVEEIQAAQQVFPVATVQNLYNLVNRKSEDVVTYCAAEGIGFIPWYPLAAGGLARPGSVLAEVATRLSASPSQVALAWVLRRSPVMLPIPGTGKAKHLRENVSAAELTLSDEDFQALDEVGRQEWAKEA; encoded by the coding sequence ATGACCAAGAATCTGACCGCCGCTCACAGCGGCACTTTCAAGATTGGCGGCGACCTGAGCGTCAACCGACTGGGCTTTGGGGCGATGCGCGTCACGGGCGAAGGCATCTGGGGCGACCCCAGCGACCTGCAGGGCGCGCTGGAAACCCTGCGCCTGCTGCCCGAACTGGGCGTGAACTTTATTGACACCGCCGACAGTTACGGCCCAGCGGTCAGTGAGGAACTGCTGCGCCAGGCCCTGCACCCCTACGACGAAGTGGTCATTGCTACCAAGGGGGGCCTGACCCGCACTGGACCCAACGCCTGGCACGCGGTGGGCCGCCCCGAGTACCTCAAGCAGCAGGCGCACCTGAGCCGCCGCCGCCTGGGCGTGGAGCGCATTGACCTGTGGCAACTGCACCGCATAGACCCGAAAGTGCCGCGCGACGAGCAGTTTGGCGCCATTCGGGAGCTGATGGACGAGGGCGTCATTCGGCACGCAGGCCTGTCTGAGGTGAGTGTGGAAGAGATTCAGGCGGCGCAGCAGGTCTTTCCGGTGGCCACCGTGCAGAACCTCTACAACCTCGTCAACCGTAAGAGCGAGGACGTGGTGACCTACTGCGCCGCAGAAGGCATCGGCTTTATTCCCTGGTATCCGCTGGCGGCCGGCGGCCTGGCGCGGCCCGGTAGTGTGCTGGCCGAGGTGGCGACGCGCCTCAGCGCCTCCCCCTCGCAGGTGGCGCTGGCCTGGGTGCTGCGCCGCAGTCCCGTGATGCTGCCCATTCCCGGCACCGGCAAAGCCAAGCACCTGCGCGAGAACGTGTCCGCCGCCGAACTGACGCTCTCGGATGAGGATTTTCAGGCGCTGGACGAGGTGGGCCGCCAGGAGTGGGCGAAAGAGGCCTAA